In the genome of Flavivirga spongiicola, one region contains:
- a CDS encoding RagB/SusD family nutrient uptake outer membrane protein, with amino-acid sequence MKLYKKHSLVYLLLMLLTISCSNELDLFPEESINPSQLNSSDLPQLINGVYNRSTIGIGNRFVDFDLLANHFEATPLFAGDDVNYVRNRLSPTETESWWLELYEAIFNANVALEVIDNLEGDFNNEKATALYLRGLAYYYLVTRFGGVPLLPQNTTEIVQRSTAAETWSFITTDLTNAESLADNFTNESFVSKEAIQALLARVYISTGNNSGAENMAEAVIASTSGNFSLESNFASIFSKNGNNEVIFSLGNDPVELVRQYVTFNPNDHPVSGSQQFAPTDDIFNNLYTNADLRKDATLIVFNSQNIINKYTESRNLPVIVSRLAEMYLISAEAQGYPSGLTRLNELRNVRGLGDSSATNQDSFIDAILDERQKEFYAEGFYWYDLVRTDKAIERLDNVTEQNQLLLPIPQREIDLTGISQNPGY; translated from the coding sequence ATGAAATTATATAAAAAACATAGCTTAGTATATTTATTATTAATGCTACTTACAATATCTTGTTCAAATGAGTTGGACTTATTTCCAGAAGAAAGTATTAATCCTTCTCAATTGAATAGCTCGGACCTCCCTCAATTAATAAATGGGGTGTATAATAGATCTACAATAGGAATTGGAAATAGATTTGTTGATTTTGATTTACTGGCTAATCATTTTGAAGCGACCCCTTTATTCGCAGGTGATGATGTAAATTATGTTAGAAACAGATTGAGCCCAACAGAAACAGAATCTTGGTGGTTAGAACTTTATGAAGCGATTTTTAATGCAAACGTTGCATTAGAAGTCATTGACAACTTAGAAGGAGACTTTAATAATGAAAAGGCAACTGCTTTATATTTAAGAGGTTTAGCTTACTATTATTTGGTTACTAGATTTGGAGGTGTGCCATTGCTACCTCAAAATACGACTGAGATTGTTCAAAGAAGTACAGCGGCAGAAACATGGAGTTTTATAACTACAGACTTAACGAATGCTGAGTCATTGGCTGATAATTTTACTAATGAAAGTTTTGTTTCAAAAGAAGCGATTCAAGCTTTATTAGCAAGAGTATATATTTCAACGGGTAATAATTCTGGAGCTGAAAATATGGCAGAAGCCGTAATAGCTTCAACTTCGGGAAACTTTAGTTTAGAATCTAACTTTGCTTCTATTTTTAGTAAAAATGGTAATAATGAAGTTATTTTTTCTTTAGGAAACGATCCGGTTGAACTTGTTAGGCAGTATGTAACATTTAATCCAAATGATCATCCAGTTTCAGGTTCTCAACAATTTGCACCGACTGATGATATATTTAATAATTTATATACCAATGCAGATCTAAGAAAAGACGCCACATTAATTGTTTTTAATAGTCAGAATATTATAAACAAATATACTGAGAGTAGAAACCTTCCAGTAATTGTAAGTCGATTAGCAGAGATGTATTTAATAAGTGCAGAAGCTCAAGGGTATCCTTCAGGATTAACCAGACTTAATGAGTTAAGAAATGTACGTGGTTTAGGAGATAGCTCCGCTACAAATCAAGACAGTTTTATTGATGCCATTCTTGATGAAAGACAAAAGGAGTTTTATGCTGAAGGTTTTTATTGGTATGATTTGGTTAGAACAGATAAAGCTATAGAGCGATTGGACAATGTCACTGAACAAAATCAATTACTACTGCCTATACCTCAACGAGAAATAGATTTAACAGGGATCTCTCAAAACCCGGGTTATTAA
- a CDS encoding nucleoside phosphorylase, with protein sequence MILDSELILNPDGSIFHLHLKPGQVADTVILVGDPNRVNIIESFLSNVEVKVSNREYVCVTGMYNNTRITVVSTGVGIGNIDIVMNELDALVNIDFEKRKIKDTLKTLNFIRIGTSGSLQKDIPVNSFVISQKSIGFDNLLCFYDKHETIENKEFKTAFKSHLGASNLFFSPYVIDASKTLFNKLNSSKTFSGITITSPGFYVPQGRELRLKAKLENINEKLSSFKYNDFRIANYEMESSAMYGLSKLLNHKALAICLIIANRLNKNANENYREQVKELISYVLNKITNE encoded by the coding sequence ATGATTTTAGATTCAGAATTAATTTTAAACCCAGACGGCAGTATTTTTCATCTTCATCTTAAACCAGGGCAAGTTGCAGATACCGTTATTTTAGTTGGGGATCCTAATCGTGTTAACATTATTGAATCGTTTTTAAGTAATGTTGAGGTAAAAGTATCTAATAGAGAGTATGTATGTGTCACAGGGATGTATAACAATACCAGAATAACTGTTGTTTCAACAGGTGTTGGTATTGGCAACATAGATATTGTTATGAACGAGTTGGATGCTTTGGTAAATATAGATTTTGAAAAAAGAAAAATTAAAGACACCCTAAAAACACTTAACTTCATTCGTATAGGTACATCAGGCAGCCTTCAAAAAGATATTCCAGTTAACTCATTTGTAATTTCTCAGAAATCTATAGGGTTTGATAATTTATTATGCTTTTATGATAAACATGAAACGATAGAAAATAAGGAATTTAAAACCGCATTTAAATCACATTTGGGGGCAAGTAACCTGTTCTTTTCTCCCTATGTCATTGATGCCTCTAAAACATTATTCAATAAATTAAACAGCTCAAAAACCTTTTCAGGTATCACCATAACCTCTCCAGGGTTTTATGTGCCTCAAGGCAGAGAATTACGTCTAAAAGCTAAATTAGAAAACATAAACGAAAAGCTATCTTCTTTTAAATATAACGACTTTAGAATAGCAAATTATGAAATGGAAAGTTCAGCAATGTATGGTTTGTCTAAACTATTAAACCATAAGGCTTTAGCAATTTGTTTAATTATAGCAAACAGATTAAATAAAAATGCAAATGAAAATTACAGAGAACAAGTAAAAGAACTTATCTCGTATGTTTTAAATAAAATAACAAATGAATAA
- a CDS encoding phosphodiester glycosidase family protein produces the protein MNKPSYKIIIVTFLFISCNNTSFKKLPDLGLGEPNLIQEIEHEQLAEGLNFYKIKRGKASNKDFFTLSSGVVSENNETALVNKLKHLGFSSRIVTAAELGPHGESLGNMVRVGKYHTIEDAKKDEIRLKKDSIHMAVRYTAEDGKPTSGPFRISILEIDLNRFEGNMFSELGKGEVKGKEYTSSIAKRHHAIAAINAGFFAWNDKVGIDGEPAGISIINGELVSEATNGRAALVINNNKRHRVYIAHSLRNEMKLFIKDSVFNINGINREPGKILNCGNQLESTSTIPVHDFVCGNPNEIIVFNKEFGEKSHEGVGFEFIIDEVGTVISKNNIRGGEIPSKGYLVQATGTYAKQLEKLVQNGIMVSVEIKVMSDDGEIELKEGVYAVNGGPTLLHNGTIDMSARYREGFETQFKNFKVSDEFVDKKDKASVSEEDSSNRYGFYNGWVVRRHPRTAIGITQDNKIFVVVVYGRQPKITAGASVTEMAKLMKALGCQEAFNLDGGGSSMMIVNNKKTGKSSDLEGERAVGDALIFTE, from the coding sequence ATGAATAAGCCATCATATAAAATAATAATTGTTACATTTCTTTTTATTTCTTGTAACAATACCTCTTTTAAAAAATTACCAGATTTAGGTTTAGGAGAACCAAATTTAATCCAAGAAATTGAACACGAACAACTAGCTGAAGGACTGAATTTTTATAAAATAAAAAGAGGTAAGGCTTCAAATAAAGATTTTTTTACACTTTCCTCTGGAGTAGTTTCTGAAAACAATGAAACAGCGCTAGTAAATAAATTAAAACACCTTGGGTTTTCATCTAGAATAGTAACTGCTGCTGAGCTAGGTCCTCATGGAGAATCTTTAGGGAATATGGTCAGAGTAGGGAAATATCATACTATTGAAGATGCGAAAAAAGATGAAATAAGATTAAAAAAAGATAGTATACATATGGCTGTACGCTATACTGCAGAAGATGGTAAGCCAACTTCAGGTCCTTTCCGTATTAGTATCTTAGAAATTGATTTAAATAGATTTGAAGGAAATATGTTTTCCGAACTCGGTAAAGGTGAAGTTAAAGGGAAAGAATACACATCTTCCATAGCTAAACGACATCATGCTATAGCCGCCATTAATGCAGGTTTTTTTGCTTGGAATGATAAAGTAGGGATTGATGGAGAACCAGCAGGAATTTCAATAATAAATGGAGAATTAGTAAGCGAAGCGACAAATGGTAGAGCTGCCCTAGTTATTAACAATAACAAACGGCATCGCGTTTATATTGCACATAGCTTAAGAAATGAAATGAAGCTATTTATTAAAGATTCTGTTTTTAATATAAATGGCATTAATAGAGAGCCTGGGAAAATACTAAATTGTGGCAATCAATTAGAATCTACATCTACAATACCAGTACATGATTTTGTATGTGGTAATCCAAATGAAATTATTGTTTTTAATAAAGAATTTGGAGAAAAAAGTCATGAGGGAGTTGGTTTTGAGTTTATCATTGATGAAGTAGGAACTGTCATTTCAAAAAATAATATAAGAGGAGGTGAAATTCCTAGTAAAGGCTATTTAGTACAAGCAACAGGTACTTATGCAAAACAATTAGAAAAACTCGTCCAAAACGGAATAATGGTTTCAGTAGAAATTAAAGTGATGAGCGATGATGGTGAGATTGAACTTAAAGAAGGTGTTTATGCTGTAAATGGTGGTCCCACACTTTTACATAACGGAACTATAGATATGTCGGCTAGGTATCGAGAAGGGTTTGAAACACAATTCAAGAATTTTAAGGTATCTGATGAGTTTGTAGACAAAAAAGATAAAGCATCTGTTAGTGAGGAAGATTCTAGTAATAGATATGGTTTCTACAATGGCTGGGTAGTGCGACGTCACCCAAGAACTGCTATAGGAATAACACAAGACAACAAAATATTTGTGGTAGTTGTTTATGGTCGGCAACCTAAAATTACAGCAGGCGCATCTGTTACAGAAATGGCAAAACTTATGAAAGCTCTTGGTTGTCAAGAAGCATTTAACTTGGACGGTGGAGGTTCAAGTATGATGATTGTTAATAATAAAAAAACTGGAAAATCTTCAGATTTAGAAGGAGAACGTGCTGTAGGTGATGCTTTAATTTTTACAGAATAA
- a CDS encoding RNA polymerase sigma factor — MQENNLDIEDIFKQHYKDLCHIAFNYLQNVKDAEDVVQEKFIALLHNKKLNEITNIKSYLWQSIKNACINKLEREKKLYRLEESYFTNYKSVSKEEEMIRLEQQLYLHKQIDLLPKQCKKVFLKCIIDGESYKETSKDLEISVNAVKNQMKRAYKILRKSLNNHYVFSLFIKKYIFRSTQN; from the coding sequence ATGCAGGAAAATAATTTGGACATAGAAGACATATTTAAACAGCACTATAAAGATTTGTGTCATATAGCTTTTAATTATCTTCAAAATGTAAAGGATGCAGAGGATGTTGTTCAGGAAAAGTTTATTGCTCTGTTGCATAACAAAAAACTAAATGAAATAACTAATATAAAGTCCTATTTGTGGCAGAGTATAAAAAATGCATGCATAAATAAACTTGAAAGAGAAAAGAAATTATACAGATTAGAGGAATCTTATTTTACAAATTATAAAAGTGTTTCAAAAGAAGAAGAGATGATACGTTTAGAGCAACAACTATATCTTCATAAGCAAATCGATTTGCTGCCTAAGCAATGTAAAAAGGTGTTTTTAAAATGTATAATAGATGGTGAGAGTTATAAAGAAACTTCAAAAGATCTTGAAATTTCTGTAAATGCAGTTAAAAATCAAATGAAAAGAGCTTATAAAATTTTAAGAAAATCATTAAACAATCATTATGTTTTCTCTCTATTTATAAAAAAATATATTTTTAGAAGTACCCAAAATTAA
- a CDS encoding FecR family protein, whose product MKKSELLVGKIENTLSKEEELRFQEWIDKSQENKLFYEYLLFLNKNGKGVKEIMSKDLTEAWLDFNKKQYYYEQRRRRIKRQRVLRYAALFIGFLLTIGYVFKDHLINSIGSEVEEIVTQDLIIPNEDIILKRENGEVLTLKEESNLALTNNKGAVIGQVKGNKLAYKKEASKQLVYNEIRVPYGKTFQLELSDKTIVYLNAGTSFKYPVNFIEGLDRKVFLLEGEAFFEVEENKNIPFLVETPHQLNIKVTGTKFNVSAYKEDDVISTVLVEGKVSVASKNNMVALLPNYKATSSKFTEEISTKIVNTDDYTAWIKGIIILKRTTFKKIRQRLERKYNVVILNTNSVLDEQLYNIYFHEETIGEVLESLKKTFDIKYKIENNTVIIN is encoded by the coding sequence ATGAAGAAGTCAGAGCTTTTGGTTGGAAAAATTGAAAACACACTTTCTAAAGAAGAGGAGTTACGCTTTCAAGAATGGATTGATAAATCACAAGAAAATAAATTGTTTTACGAGTACCTTCTTTTTCTAAATAAAAATGGAAAAGGAGTTAAAGAAATTATGTCCAAAGATCTGACTGAAGCATGGCTTGATTTCAATAAAAAACAGTACTACTATGAGCAAAGAAGGAGACGTATAAAAAGGCAACGAGTACTAAGGTATGCTGCTTTATTTATAGGTTTTTTATTGACCATAGGCTATGTGTTTAAAGATCATTTGATTAATTCTATTGGTAGTGAGGTCGAAGAAATTGTAACTCAGGATTTAATAATTCCTAACGAAGACATAATTTTAAAAAGGGAGAATGGAGAAGTTTTAACCTTAAAAGAAGAAAGCAATTTAGCGCTAACAAATAATAAAGGTGCTGTAATTGGACAGGTAAAAGGAAATAAACTTGCCTATAAAAAAGAAGCTTCCAAACAATTAGTATATAATGAAATTAGGGTTCCTTATGGTAAAACCTTTCAACTGGAACTTTCAGATAAAACCATCGTTTATTTAAATGCGGGTACTTCTTTTAAATACCCTGTAAACTTTATTGAAGGCTTAGATAGAAAAGTATTCTTGCTTGAAGGCGAAGCTTTTTTCGAAGTTGAAGAAAATAAAAACATCCCATTTTTAGTTGAAACCCCCCATCAATTAAATATAAAAGTAACCGGAACAAAATTTAATGTATCAGCTTATAAAGAAGACGATGTAATAAGTACTGTTTTGGTTGAAGGAAAAGTCTCTGTTGCTTCCAAAAATAATATGGTGGCGTTACTTCCTAATTACAAAGCTACTTCAAGCAAATTCACAGAAGAGATATCTACTAAAATTGTAAACACAGACGATTATACGGCTTGGATAAAAGGTATTATTATTTTAAAACGGACTACTTTTAAAAAGATAAGACAACGACTAGAAAGGAAATATAATGTGGTAATTCTTAACACAAATAGTGTACTAGATGAACAGTTATATAATATATACTTTCATGAAGAAACCATAGGAGAAGTTTTAGAATCCCTTAAAAAAACGTTTGATATAAAATATAAAATAGAAAATAATACAGTAATTATTAATTAA
- a CDS encoding TonB-dependent receptor has product MKNLRQVKEITLTRLTTNLKMKLSILFLTLVLFQTHANTSYAQKTKISLDLADVSIEAVLDEIQKKSKFRFLVNVSEVDLNDKVSVHANKETIKKILTNLFKNRGIHFEVSKKQIILTIKQASAFPEAIDTNIQQTITGTVKDINGLPLVGANVLVKGTKIGAQSDFDGNFSMNIPDANATLVISFLGYATQEVPVNGQTVIAVTMEEDISGLDEVVVVGYGVQKRANLTGAVDNIDFEKEVGDRPVASVSQMLQGALPNLNFRTNLGGGEPGSSLNFNIRGIGTLTGNQGTPYILLDGIPISQRQMNTINPNDVKEITVLKDAASAAIYGARGAYGVILITTKNGTRTKGTTVSYSSSYGLATPNKLPEMANSLEFANTYNQGRINLGQTPLFDDQEIQDIKDYMSGVITADTEPNQANTNYRYWDDGYANYDWYDIMFKDNAPRQRHNVSVNGSGSKINYYLSGSIYEQEGNFTYAKEKYNRTNLTLNIENQATDWFKIGGKAKYSREKTNFPSGGFGGFDKNIIYHQISRMWPVNPLYAPDGTIFNFDVKRVQDSGTTFDVKNNTFLTLFAEVEPVKNWITKVTYNWTIEQENREIEQFRNLLFNPDGTTRNVGHNQNSISRRVRDHNDRLINLVSTYNFNLGLHNFSVLAGYEERVRNEFVFSGSRAGLITNSLPTFSTATGIQTVDDALFSYSTRGVFGRLNYNFDEKYLLEVNTRYDGSSFFREGNRFGFFPSVSAGYVLSKEDYWEPLSDVISFFKLRGSWGSLGNHDPELASRYQALMGSSQSSYIIDGDRSVAVFAPNLISPNLTWETARTVDFGFDARFLNNAFELNFDWYNRVTYDMVGPAQSLSAVLGTSPPVENNSELGTKGWELVLGWRGKIGEVGLNIKANLADQQSKVLSYPNETGTVNDWFAGRKSGEIYGLTTVGFFESDAAAASAPDQTFIFPNWGAGDIQYQDLNGDNKIDRGAWTKDDTGDYRVIGNTTPRYSYGLSIGVDYKRFNLTTLIQGVGKRDWSFPQSTNLFWGLVGSQWQSTIHKQALDYWTPENTGAYFPKPYLSGEHRKNTRAQTKYIQNASYMRLKNVQLSYSVPSSLLSRYGLSSLQLYISGENLLTITDLIDTQDPETLDGGFGDGKIYPLQRVFSTGINLTF; this is encoded by the coding sequence ATGAAAAACTTAAGACAAGTTAAAGAAATTACTTTAACTAGATTAACAACCAATTTGAAAATGAAACTTTCTATACTTTTTTTAACGTTAGTTCTTTTTCAAACACATGCAAATACTTCTTATGCACAAAAAACCAAAATATCTTTAGATTTAGCAGATGTATCTATTGAAGCTGTTTTAGATGAAATTCAAAAAAAATCCAAATTTAGATTTTTGGTAAATGTATCAGAGGTAGATTTAAATGATAAGGTTTCTGTTCATGCAAACAAAGAAACTATCAAAAAAATTCTAACAAACTTATTTAAGAATAGAGGCATTCATTTTGAAGTATCTAAAAAACAAATCATACTAACAATTAAGCAAGCATCGGCTTTCCCCGAAGCTATAGATACTAATATACAACAGACTATTACCGGTACTGTTAAGGATATAAATGGCCTTCCTTTAGTCGGAGCAAATGTTTTAGTTAAAGGCACAAAAATAGGAGCTCAATCAGATTTTGATGGAAATTTTTCTATGAATATACCTGATGCCAACGCTACTTTAGTAATTTCTTTTTTAGGTTATGCCACTCAAGAAGTGCCAGTTAACGGGCAGACGGTTATTGCCGTAACAATGGAAGAAGATATTTCCGGTTTAGATGAAGTGGTGGTAGTAGGGTATGGTGTTCAAAAAAGAGCAAATTTAACAGGGGCAGTAGACAATATAGACTTTGAAAAAGAAGTCGGAGATCGACCTGTAGCATCTGTTAGTCAAATGTTGCAAGGCGCATTGCCAAATCTTAATTTTAGAACGAACCTTGGTGGTGGAGAACCTGGATCGAGTTTGAATTTTAATATACGTGGCATAGGGACATTAACCGGTAATCAAGGGACACCTTACATATTGTTAGATGGGATTCCAATATCTCAAAGACAAATGAATACCATTAATCCAAATGATGTGAAAGAAATAACAGTGCTCAAAGATGCAGCATCTGCAGCTATTTATGGCGCACGTGGAGCGTACGGGGTTATTTTAATTACCACAAAAAATGGAACAAGAACCAAAGGAACCACTGTGAGTTACTCTTCTAGTTATGGATTAGCTACTCCTAATAAGTTACCAGAAATGGCAAACAGTCTTGAGTTTGCTAATACATATAACCAAGGCCGGATAAATTTGGGGCAAACTCCATTATTCGACGATCAAGAGATTCAGGATATAAAAGATTATATGAGTGGCGTAATAACTGCAGATACAGAACCTAATCAAGCAAATACTAACTATAGATATTGGGATGATGGGTACGCAAATTATGATTGGTATGATATTATGTTTAAAGATAATGCTCCTAGACAAAGGCATAATGTAAGTGTAAATGGAAGTGGAAGCAAAATCAATTACTATCTTTCAGGTAGTATATATGAGCAAGAGGGAAATTTTACCTATGCCAAAGAAAAATATAATAGAACAAACCTCACTTTAAATATAGAAAACCAAGCGACAGATTGGTTTAAAATTGGTGGAAAAGCAAAATATTCCAGAGAAAAAACGAATTTTCCTAGTGGTGGTTTTGGAGGATTTGATAAGAATATTATATATCATCAAATATCGCGTATGTGGCCAGTAAACCCGCTTTATGCTCCAGATGGTACCATTTTTAATTTTGATGTAAAGCGCGTACAAGATTCGGGAACAACATTCGATGTTAAAAACAATACTTTCCTTACGTTGTTTGCAGAAGTAGAACCTGTAAAAAATTGGATAACTAAGGTTACCTATAACTGGACTATTGAGCAAGAGAATCGTGAAATCGAACAATTTCGAAACCTTTTATTTAATCCAGATGGTACCACAAGAAATGTAGGGCATAATCAAAACTCTATTTCCAGACGTGTAAGAGATCATAATGATCGTTTAATAAATTTGGTTTCTACCTATAATTTTAATTTAGGGCTGCATAATTTTTCGGTACTTGCCGGGTATGAAGAACGTGTTAGAAACGAATTTGTGTTTTCTGGTAGTCGTGCGGGGCTTATTACAAATTCACTCCCTACGTTTAGTACAGCCACTGGAATACAAACCGTTGATGACGCACTTTTTAGTTATTCAACCAGAGGCGTATTTGGTAGATTGAATTATAATTTTGATGAAAAATACCTTTTAGAAGTAAATACACGTTATGATGGAAGCTCTTTTTTCCGTGAGGGAAATCGTTTTGGTTTTTTCCCATCAGTATCTGCTGGTTATGTTTTATCAAAAGAAGATTATTGGGAACCTCTTAGTGATGTTATATCGTTTTTTAAACTTCGAGGATCTTGGGGTTCTTTAGGAAATCATGATCCGGAACTTGCTTCACGTTATCAAGCATTGATGGGGTCGAGCCAATCATCATATATAATAGATGGAGATCGATCAGTGGCAGTTTTTGCACCTAATTTAATTAGCCCTAATCTTACTTGGGAAACAGCTAGAACAGTAGATTTTGGTTTTGATGCCAGATTTTTAAATAATGCCTTTGAGCTTAATTTTGATTGGTATAATCGTGTTACTTACGATATGGTAGGACCAGCACAGTCGCTTTCTGCTGTTTTAGGAACATCCCCACCAGTAGAAAACAATTCAGAATTGGGAACTAAAGGATGGGAGCTTGTTCTTGGATGGAGAGGAAAAATAGGTGAGGTAGGTTTAAATATTAAGGCAAATCTTGCAGACCAGCAATCTAAAGTTTTATCCTATCCTAACGAAACGGGTACGGTTAATGATTGGTTTGCCGGAAGAAAATCGGGTGAGATTTACGGATTGACTACTGTTGGGTTTTTTGAATCTGATGCAGCAGCAGCGAGTGCCCCAGATCAAACTTTTATTTTCCCTAATTGGGGAGCCGGAGATATTCAATACCAAGATTTAAATGGCGATAATAAAATTGATAGAGGTGCTTGGACTAAAGATGATACCGGAGATTATAGAGTTATAGGAAATACAACACCAAGATATTCCTATGGTTTAAGTATAGGTGTAGATTATAAAAGATTTAATCTTACTACTTTAATTCAAGGTGTTGGTAAAAGAGACTGGTCTTTCCCACAAAGTACAAATCTATTTTGGGGCCTTGTTGGAAGTCAATGGCAAAGTACTATACACAAACAAGCATTGGATTATTGGACACCGGAGAATACAGGAGCATATTTCCCTAAACCATATTTATCAGGAGAGCATAGAAAAAATACACGAGCTCAAACTAAATACATTCAAAATGCTTCCTATATGCGCTTAAAGAATGTTCAATTAAGTTATTCGGTACCTAGCTCGCTGCTTAGTCGTTATGGCCTAAGTTCTTTGCAACTCTATATAAGTGGAGAGAATTTGTTAACCATTACAGATTTGATTGATACTCAGGATCCTGAAACTTTGGACGGAGGATTTGGAGACGGAAAAATTTACCCATTACAGCGGGTATTTTCTACAGGTATTAATTTAACTTTTTAA